GGACTTTGCTTCAAGCGTCATGTCATGTTTGCTGGCTCTAACTGTGATGTTATATCCCATCTGATCCCGGACCAGTAGCAGTGACATCCTGCATTTAGGGCTGCATGCTGAGGGACTAATGGGGTCCACATAGACCTGCAGGTGAATATATTAGGCATGCGGTGTGTCTCATAGTTAAAGTTAAAGCCGTCATAAATACAACTAGCAGCGCATCTCTGCTATTGTTCCCCAGCTTGCTCACCAAATGGTTACTTGCGGTCCGGCAGGTGACAGTGTAGCTGTCCGGGTCCCGACCGGAAGTGAACGGGTCGAACAGAAGTTCCACCTTAACGGGGCCGGAGTGCTGTTCGCAGGTCAGCAGGACCACCTGAGGGGGAGAAACCGAGCTTCGTGGCTGCTGTGTAGCGGGATCAGCACAAAGTGGTGTCAATATTACCTATTAATTACGAATATTACCTGGAAAAAACTAGCAAGCAAGCACAGACGCGCTGTTCCGCCCATTGGAAATGTCATCAGTCCGTCTGTCCGCATCCATCGAGTCCCGGCTGTGCTTTCAGCTACTGTTAGGATTCTAAGTCATCCTTTAAATACATCATCTGTTTGGGTCGGCGACGCACAGTTCCCGGTTTGCAGCTTCTGTTTGTCTCACATCTCTCAGGGCATCCTCAACCACGGGCTGAAGTCCTGCTTTCGGCTTTTGCGCAGAGCCCGGGCTTTGAATTTGGCGCGCGCGCAGAGTGCGCGCGGCCGCTGGGTGGGTTAGTTCGCCGGCCTGGCAGCCACGCTGTTAGTGAGTGGGGTTAGAGAGTGTTGGGACGAAAGTCAGCATTCAGTGGAGAGGCGCAGCCttaagtggaggaggaggcagtctTCTAGCGTtgatgggaggagagagagagagagagagagagagagagagactgagctTGTATGGGTTCAATTTGTTCTGCCTCTTTGTTAGGTTAAGAGCATTTCACCATGGCAACCGTGGGCAAATGGCCACTCCAGAGCTGGCTGTGCTGGAGATGTGGGGCATACTAAGAAGTAAGACCTTAGTGGGCTTTATCAGGAATTCAGATGGGCTCCGTGGGCAAAGCTTCAGCTTCAAGGCTGCGCACCAGCAACTATTAAGCGCTTCATCAAAGCTGGCTGGGCTCATATTTTGCCTTTGTGAGTTAATGTAAGTTCACGCTCGTGAAGCGTTGCAGTGGTGAGAACGGTTCGGCTCAGAGGTGGGGTGTGGTGGAAGAAGCGGTCCGCGCGGAATGACAGGAATGCGAGGGGAAGAAGCGGGTGAGCTGACTCCACGAGGAGCTCTGTTATGAAAGGCCCACTCCCACGACGCAATATGCCCCGAGAGGCCAAACGCAAACACGTGTCAGCACCGCGGGCGCTGAATCAGGATGGGAAGCGTCTGTAATGAGGTTTCAGAGAGAGAAACTAGACAAGGAAACACCGCAGGTCACAGTTCACTTTCATCACATACTTTATTTCCAAAGAAAACTACAGACGGCAAAGGTCACATTTTAGAATCTAATTAGACTTcactaaacaaacaaagcatccCATAACACGTTTCATTTGTACACAAAGGGATAATTGCCCAAAACCAAGATGCCCAAACCCCAATTCCTGCTGTGTTGTGGTGATTTTACTTGTTAATACAGAATAAAAGGCCTTAAAGCGCTAGGAGGCTGCCTGGGTTGGCACAGCAGAagctaacaacaacaacaacaacaacaacaacaacaacaaggacaCAACGCTACATGAAAACAATCACCTTCTAAGCTGCTTATTCCATTTTCCCTACCTTCAGTTACATCTTCAGCGTAAAAGGCTCTACAGTGACGGACACATGGCTGGCTTCAGGTTTGTTCAGTACAGTAGACGTGCGCTCCCTTCGCCTCAGTTCCACTGGCAGGAGCAGTCCAGGGGCTCCTGGAAGTTGTAGTCCACGACCGTGGCGTTGCGGGAGCAGTACAGCGTGACGGAGCGCGTCTGCAGGCCGCTCTCGCGGCAGCACTTGCAGAACCTGGCGTGGCTGTTGATGTTGAAGTTGAATATGGTGGCGGACGGACATTTGCCGTCGCAGGAGTACACGGTGACCtgcgggggagaggggggggggggggggtttataCGCCATGAAGACATGCTTTGGGGCCTTTTGGGGCCTTCGGACTCCTCACCGGCGCGTTGCTCCGGCAGTCGTCCTTGCGGATGGTGGTCCGGATGGCCACGCGCTTGCACGTCCTGCCGTCCTCCTTGCCTGCACGCGTTCACACAGAGGGATGAAATGGGGGGCAGAACGCGCGAGGGAGTTCAAACGTACGTGTGCACAGAAAGGGAGACACGCGCTGGCTCACACATGCtcgcacaaaaaaaaacaaaaaacgggCCCTTTGATCGCTTCACCGCAGAGACCTGTCACTCACGCAGCCTGGAGGCCTTCAGAGCGGGGCTCTTTGttgcccagcagcaggatctgCTTTTGATTGACAGTTGGGTGAATGGTGGGGGGAGCTGTTCTCACAGCAGAGTGTCTCCCATTGGCTACTGACCTAAATTTAACCTTATTTTTCAGCTAATCAAAGCTAGTGAGATTCTGAATAGAACAGGAATGAGTGAAAGGCAGTTAACACTTTAATTTGACTTGTCTATTACATGTAGCATCTTTATTTAAGGGCGAATGTTCATGCACACCGTGTTTTGGAGGAAGTTGAAgcggcacacacacatgaacacacacggacacacattCACGCAAAAGCTTGAAGGTGCAACGAAGGAGCCGCTGCGAGTCAAGGTGCTCAAGAAGTGGGAACAGTGCGAGGTGGCGGTACCTGTGTCACAGTTAGTACTACCAGTGGGTGTTACAGGATTAATGGTAAACGGTAAAACACCCACTCCAGAACCTGGGAGCATCGTTGGGACCGCAGGCGTCCAGTTCGAACGTCAGGAgagcggacacacacacacacacacacaaggttacGTTTAGtcacaacaaaaagaaagagagcacagttcaacatcacacacaatcacagcaggcGGCATGCGCATGGGTTTCACTTCTTCTCATCAGTCCAGGCATTTGATGTACTACAAAAAGCAGGTGGGCAGGGCCAACTCTAAGCCGCCGGCCACCTTGCGTCCTCATTGGTTAAAACGCTCACCGTGGAGCACCCCAACCGGCCAAACTCCAAGGTCACTGCTAAAGCGGGCAAGCGGGTGAGGCTGCAATGCCaaaccacagagagagagaaaacatcaCCACCGCATGTTCGTTAAAAGCTTTAATCCACACGACTAGGAAGTGTCTTCAATATTAGTTCACACATCATCACCAAAGACAAGCTCGGAGAATAAGACACGGACTTATTAACAGTAAACTGATTTTCATATTATCAATATTATTTTCCACTGTTTCTGAATGTCAACAGAAGACCTGGGGACAAACTGGAAgaggcattgtgggaaatgtagtaGTAAGCCAATCTCCACCGTCTACAACAGGCCACACCCCCAACCACTCAGCCAAGAAGCCCATCCGCTGCCAGGCAACAAGGCGCTCACCCCGCTCAGTCAAAGCGCCACCCCAAGCACAAAGCATTCTGGGAGAACTCACATGTCCTGCAGCAGCCGTCCACGTAGCTCTGAACCACGCCGCCGTTCTGCAGGGACACAAGGAGAACGCAGGTCAAAAGGGGCGGAACCGTGCTCTTTTATTTCACTCAGGCTTCGCATGGAGCGCTCCCGACCTGCACACACTCGGTGTCGTTAAAAGGCGGGCAGACCACGCCCGAGGCCAGAATCACCGCCCCCACTGACGTCTCCATGCAGTCGTAGCGGGTGCAGTTCTCCACCCAGGAGCTCCCTGCCTGCACGCAAAGCCACAGTCAGCGCAACGGCGTATGTGGAGACGGGAGCGGGCAAAACACGCGGACGCGGCGGCCGGTTCCTACAGCGAAAAGCTCCGTCGTCCCGTTTTCGTTGGTGAAGGTGCAGGAGACGTTTTTACAGGAGCCGCAGCAAACCTGAGGGTCTGTGGACGGCACGTACACCTGGTGCTGGACGGGTGAAACACAGCGGATGGACACTCGCATAAAAGGCACAATGCGCGTGGCGAATGTGTGGAATGTGCTGGGCGCTACTGGTCGTACTGGTCCACATCGCTGGGAGCAGTTGACAGAGCTGATTTCCATGGCGTAGAAGCCAGAGTCAGGATCTCTGTGATGGAGGCAGTGGACGGTGTAACACAGCTCCCCCTCGAAATACTGGACCAGAGACTGGCCCGGGCCCAGCACCGTCACCCCCTGGAACAGACACACCTCTGCcttctctgcacacacacacacacacacacacacacacacacacacacacacacacacacacacacacacacacacacacacacacacacacacaccacacacacacacacacacagcagatgacAGAGAGCATAAAGCATCGATCGAAGCATAATGTCACCGTAGGTGCGCGTCATACGCACGGCATGTGTGCCGAGTGCAGCCGCAGTCGGCGCCGCTGTCGGGAACCTCGACCGCCGTCTCCCcctgagagaaaacaaaaagtgcTGACTGGGCTGAAAGTGTGCGTTTTCTCCTGCTTCAAGCGAAAGGCCTGATTAGACGGGAGCTTGTGATGCGGCGTTTTGCTGACTTACCACCTGACAGATGGGGAGAGAGCTGTCCTCGCACTGGCATTCTGGGAGTTACAGAAACAAAGTTAAGGGGAGGCTTTACATAAAGTTTGCGCCGGTGCTTGACAGGTGGAACAACTTCTGAAATTGTTCCGGTCAAAAACCCAACACAGCAGTAACAAATAGGAggtatctgtgcgtgtgtgtgtgtgtgtgtgtgtgtgtgtgtgtgtaccacagtgctgctgtggGCAGCAGTGCCCAGGAACAGAGGTCTGAACCAAAGAGAGACCAGCTGCACAGCTCACGGATGAATCAGGGCATAGGTTGACAtcacacactgcaacacaatGGTGGAAGAAGGGCGACTTTAAAAAGTCAGACAGaaagaacacgcacacacacacgcgcgcacacacacttaccacAGTGGTACTCTGGACAGCAGCTGTTGGTGGTGTTTAAATCCACAGCCAGAATTTCTCCATGTGAGCAGGTGGGAATAGGCTCAATACATGACTCACACACTGCCCcgacaaaacacacaaagacacaacgtgttgctgctgtaattGATGGAGGTGTCAAACCGGGTCACGGTACATTTCCAATTTCACAGCGGACCCTGACGCAAACTAAAACTCACCACAAAGGTAGGAGTAACAGCAGGACTTCTGGGCCCTGACCTCCACCAGGAACTGGTCCTCCCTGCAGCCGGGGGCGGCGACGGGAGGACAGGCCACGGGGTCGCACTCTGAGGAAGGTGTGGGTCTTAGTGCAAGTTGACCCCAATTATCAGGTGCAGCCAAAAGTTTAGGAAAAACTCACCACATCGGTACTCTGGGCAACAGGACAGAGCGCTGTATCCGATCACCAGCTTGTTTCCATTGTCGCAGGGTGGAGCGTCGCTGTCGCAGATGGTCATGTTGCACTCTGACAGGCAGAAAAGAAAGAGCGCTGAATAAATCAGGCATTGCGGTTCACACCGGGACGCCGGCTCCGTCGGACCCACCGCAGATCTTTTTAGGGCAGCAGGCGCCTTCCTCCAGCACATCCAGGACGTACTCTCCCTCCCGCTCACACAGCGGCGCGGCCGCGGAGCCGCAGTCCGGTTCCACCGCCACcacggagccgttctccacacACTTGTACAGGCAGCAGCTGCGGGCGGACCCGTTCCACACCTCGCCCGGGGCCCGCGGGTTGCCCTCGTTGTCTGTGCACACTGCGTCCACAAGCCAAGCACAGTAAATAGAGGCACTGCGTGACGACTGGACGTGATGTCagaccccaccccccaccccccactcacCGCACCGGTCCTCGGTCACGCAGAACGGGGAGTCGGCCCGGTGCAGGATGGTGCCGGCGCGGCACACGCACTCCTCCCTGATGAAGGAGCAGGTGGCCTCCTCGTAGTACTCCCGGTTCAGACAGGTGCGGCTGGTGCAGGTGCTGACGCACGGCTGGTACTCCTTGCCGGGGGGGCAGCGCAGCGCTGCAGGACGACAGGCACTTAGCGACGTGGCCCCGACACACCACAAGCACAAGCATGTGTGCAGCGGCGCCGCGCTTCCTTACGGCAGAAGTTGTGGCGCCTCCAGCTGATGCAGACTTGGTGGGTGTAGCAGACGGCCACGTACGccgccaggaagtcgcactgGTGGTCTTTGTAGTGGAGGTCCCCGGCCCACATGATGTCACAGAACTGCTCGGGAGGCACCTGCAACCGAGCCCATGTTCCAGAGTCCACTCTCAGCAAATACACgacttactgtacatcatgaATAATAGATTTCCCTTAAATGAGCCGTGGGGCCACCTTGCTATGACAGGGTGTGAAGGCTCTCTGGCGCAGCATGGAGAGACAGGTGGAACAGTCCCCGGTGGTGCAGTTGTCCCCGACCCGACGCATGTGTTCGGTCTCGTCGGTCGTGTGCACTCTCCACGCCTGCAGGAACAGCATCATGTCTCCCACCTCTCGGACCACGGTGCCGTTGGGCAGCTTCAGGTCGTCCTCTGGGTTCCCGTCACAGCAACCTGGCAGAATAAtgtaatattgtaataatatataataataataatacgggAATGATGTCGCTGAACCTGCTTAGAGCTGGTGAGTGaataagcgtgtgtgtgtgtgtgtgtgtgtgtgtgtgtgtgtgtgtgtgtgtgtgtgtgtgtgtgtgtgtgtgtgtgtgtgcgtgcatgcatagACTCACCACACAGGCCGTGAGTGGGAACAGATGCGTTATAAGGAGCGATGTACTGCAGCACCATGATGCCAGTGCTGTGGTACCACTGAATGCTGATCCCACCGGGCGTGTGGATCAGATACATGCTACCCGTGTCCTCCACATAGAGCGAGTGGCGGGAGAACGGCAGCTTGGCGGCTCGGTAGTTCACCGACACCTGCAGACGTGCGCGTTTCAAGCGATTAGCGCGGGACGCGCGGCGCCTTTAGGCAGTAAATCAGGCAAAAGGCGTCACCTTGCGATCGAGTCTGTTGATGACGATCCTGTACGTGGAGGTAGTAATGTTCAGCTTCTTGAAGCAAAGACCTGATGTTCCACCCGTAGGACTCTGTGGGGAAGAGAAGCCTCGTTACTGACTATGTTAAAAGTACAGAATGAAGCAATGACTTGAGTGTTAACAAAGAGAGATCAAACTCACTGGTCGTCTGATGGAGTTCACGCTCTACAAAGAAAACAGATTTAGAATGCTTTCATGTCTTATTAACCAGGCGGCGTCTGAGCCTTTTGATGTTACCTGGCTGGTCGGACATTTCTCCACAGTGCCAATAATAGTCTCTCTGGGCAGGTTAACCAGGATGTAGGAGCCGTTGTCGTACAAGGCCACGTTGTTGCCATCGAACGTGATCACGCGCAGGTCTGACATCACCGTGCAGCGACCTGCAGAAGAACGAAGCCGCTCAGTCCGATTCAAAGCGACAGACGGCGAGCTGACGGCACGGGAGGCCCAACCTACAGGGGCACTGCCACTGCGGGCAGCAGGGGTCGGTGCTGGTGAGGAGCGGCAGGCCCAGCAGGCTGCACTGGGGCTGCGTGGTGTTGTAGCGGCAGTGCAGGGAGGAgttgtggagcagcagctcgcCGTTGAAGCAGATCAGCTCGGCGCACTCATCAATTCGGTAGGAGAACGGCGGCTGCGGAGGCAAATGCACACCGGGTTCAGTGTCACGGGGATCCTTCACAGCTGCTGTGCATCAGTAAACCCAATTagcgtactgtatgtgtagatTCATTTATATTATGTGGACTAAGGCTTTATTAACGAGCATCCAGGAGCAAACTCACTGTGCACGGAGTAGTAGGGAAGATGAAGGGTTGTGTGCTTGGTGTTTCTGTCACAGGCGACGTGTAAGGGGTTGAGAGTGTTTCTGTGGTTGCAGGCTCAGTAGTGGGCTCCGTGGTGGCGGGGGGCGCCGCGGTGGTCGTCGGAGCCACTGTGGAGGTGGGCGCGGGGAAGGTGGTGTCTGTCGGCGTGGGCGGAGTCGTCGCGCCTTCGCTGGTGGTTTCGGGGGCGGAGGTGACGGAGGTGGGGGCGGCCGTGGCGACCGTGGTGGCCGGCGGCTCAGTGCTCGGGGAGGTTAGAGGACGGGGGGTGGAGGTCATGGCGGGTGTGGGCGCCGGTGCGGGGGGCGTGGTaattgtggtggaggtggaaggcAAGATGGTGGAAGGAAGAGTGgtgaggggtggaggggaggacGTTAGGATTGTGGTGGCTTCGGTGGTGGGTATCGTTGTAGAAGCCGTTGCAGTGACCTCCGTGGTTGGGGTCACTGGGGTCGTCCTCAGGGTGGTTGTCACTAATATGGTTGTGGGAGCGACAGTGGTGGGGAcagtggaggtgggaggagtgggaggcGTAGTGGTGAGCAGAGTGGTGACCTGCTCGGTGGATAATGTTGTACTGGGAGTTGTGGTGGGGGTAGTGGTAGTGGTGGGTGTGGTGGTGGGCCtagtggtggtggaggaggacgttGTTGctctggtggtgctggtggtggtgggtgtggTGGTAGTTGTCGGCCTTGTGGTAGTAGTAGTCGTGGTGGTCGTAGTGGTTGtagtggttgttgtggtggtggtggtggtagttgTCGGCCTTGTGGTAGTCGTAGTGGTTGTAGGTGGAGTAGTGGGCGGCGCTGTGGTGGTTCTGTTCACATACGCAAAGGGTGTCGGCGTTGGAGGCAGGAACACACCTGAGGGAAACCAGTGGTAAGAAAGAAGCATTGACTTCACAGGAGCCAAGTCTCGGGTTTATCTGATTCTCACAGTCCTCCGCGTAGACACATCGTCTAGTGACCTCGTCCAGGACCATGTTCCTGGGACAGCGAGGGAAGCAGCCCTCCACGCTGGAACACAGAGCAACGTCAGCACTGGAGCTGGACACAGGTTATGGTGGCGGTTCAATGAGCGCTTACGGAGGCAGGAACTGGCAGCGTGTGGCGTCGGGGTCACTGCAGGTGTGGACACAGGGGCTGGCACAGGCCTGGTAGCGCCACTCGCACATCATCCGGTAGGGAATGACGAAGCTGCTCTCTGCCGACGGAAAGGACACCTGAGTGGtgagcatgcgtgtgtgtgtgtgtgtgtgtgcgtgcgtgtgtgcgctgcagTCACTGTCGCGGTTCTGACCCTCCAggttgaagctgctgctggctttGAAGCCCTCTGAGGTGTCGTATCTCTGGGCCCGGGCGGCCGTGCGCGTGAGCGTCAGGAAGAGTCCGGCTTGGCCCACCAGCTCGAACGAGGTGTGACCCGGCAGGAACAGCCCGTGGTGCTGGATGAAGGTCGCCCTGCGACTGAACTCCGCTCCGCGGCTCCAGCGCTCCAGCTGAAGGCGGCTGCGCCCCGACACGACCAGGAAGTAGTTGGGCCTCTCCGCCGACTCCAGTGAAACCACGGGGACTCCTGTGAGGACAAGCCGCCGGGGGTGAATTTGACtgagaaacaaacagagcagagtgCAGTTCTGTGGCGCTCACGAGACGTCTTGTCCTTCTGAAGGCCTGCGGTGATCATGAAGTTGAAGAGGACGCCAGCGGCGGGCGGCCGGCCGGGTCGCTCCCTCACCAGAGGAAACACCGCGTTGCTCGTGCGATTGGCTCCGAACATGGTGTCATTATAGCCAGCGCTCAGCAGGGAAAAGGGGCCGTCACCGAGTTCTGAGACAGGAAACAAGTGTGGTGAGAAGACTTAGGGACGTTAATGGAAGATAATGGCAATGTACAAGATCACTCATACACACCTTGATTATAGTACTCGCAATCATAGGCTGAAAGAGAGCAAGACGTTATGAATGGTTTCAATAAAGAGACAGGACATGAAATATAGCACAGATCTGTGCACCTTCAGCGTGTGCCCATGTGTGTGTACTCACGGCAGACCGAGGGCGATCTCCAGTGGATTGTGACCCCCTGCTGACAGCACTTGTGCGCATACGCGGCAATGGACGTGCAGAGACACTCACAGTCCCCCCCGCGGTTACAGTTGCAGGTGTCCGTCAGGCAGTTCCTATAGAACCAGGCCACGTCCACCTGGGGGTGCACGCACAGCAATCAGGCATCAGCGGCCACACGCAAGCCTGCAAACGCCCACGCAGCTCTGAGGCCGAAGCTGAAGCGGGCCAAATCTCGCTGGGGGTGAATCTGGGTGAGGTCTCGCTCAGTGGGTGAGTAGCTTTCAATAATTCAGACAAGGACGGGGCGATGAGATATCGGGACAAAGGAATGTGGGTCAACCACTGGTCTGGAGGGGATCGAATGAGCCTGATGATGGAATAAATGCAGCAAAGACTGGCTCCAAGTAAACACATGGGAAGTTTAGTTTGCATGTGGCACATTTAATCCTGTAACTGTGGGTGATATACACTCAAACAAACTTCACTTACTGCACCAACACTTGaccaataaatataataataaatataaatataataaaagatCATCTGTTGAGCAAATgtcaaatgttatttatttgcaCATTATCAATAAAGGCAAAATCATGCTCCTGTGTTATTTTTAGCGTCAGCCTTTTGTTGGTTTATGGCTCAAAGAAGGTTCTGTTCATATATGCATGGCTCCATCTGCTGGCCACACCGATAAATGCAATGCTTCGATAACGTTCTACTATACGGCATGGGCAGCCTGGAATCTGGGGAAGTGTTTGGTATTCATCTAGGAGAAACACTTTGCTGGGATCAGTTAAGGCTCGTTCCCATAACCCCTCATCAACCCCTGCTCCCCTGTTGCCAGCGAGATAAGATTTCTACCGCTGCATTCAGTCTGCGCagacatttttgtgtgtgtgtgtgtgtgtgtgtgtgtgtgtgtgtgtgtgtgtgtgtgtgtgtgtgtgtgtgtgtgtgtgtgtgtgcgtgtgtgtgtgtgtgcactaacCACATTGTGACAGGGTGCAAAGACATCGCTGTAGAGGATAGCACACTCCCTCTTGGCGTACGGCTGTCTTCCTAAGTCCCCTTCACACGGCCGCTCAACCACATAGTCACTTTGAcactaaaacacagaaaacgcacacacagacgggtGATCGAGTGTCTGATTACTCTTAAATATCACAGCGGACTCGAGGGAGACGAGCGCACATAAATTACGGGAGCAACAGAGAGCTCGGCAGCGGGGAAAGAGCAGGCGGGTGGGAGACGGACAAAGAGACAAAGGGAAAAGAAGGTGAAGGGAGAATCAACACACTGACTCATACCTGTCCCAGGGCCCAGCTGTCTCCAAAGGTCTGCGCATTATTGACTTCCATGTGGCTGGAGGTCGTCATATCATTCACTGTCACACTGTCAAAATTCCCACACAGGCCACTGAGGAGGCCCTGGAAGAAGAAAGACAGCTCTGAGTGGGATCCCTCTCATAACAACTAACGATGTACGTAATTAAAAACATTCAGTCAAAGCTCCTCGTCCAGACCTTCCACTGAGGCCCGG
The genomic region above belongs to Betta splendens chromosome 6, fBetSpl5.4, whole genome shotgun sequence and contains:
- the otogl gene encoding otogelin-like protein isoform X2 — protein: MNLKCSVKRLLLMSFSISHLLLLEGAQSRLTETEGRLQRRANVLRRKRDLLGEETYRPMLSEGTLSRSVLHNYTARDSSSEYCGCLNGGWCQEDGVCDCAQFQALGDRCQIIPNQGQDRDGICRSWGQNHYETFDGIYFFFPGTCSYILAQDCHSTTPQYTVWVHNSRACDGSVYSCPRALSLFFPDEEEIHISGYRVHQGGRRLNLPQTVGGVFIERLADYLLVKSVFGFSLAWDGGSGVYLKMSEEHQGAPCGLCGNFNHIAGDDLTTARGIRTSEPAVFANSWAVDLPHERACPAVDVDFSGPCQSESDMDDAIEKCSALLFFPFLSCHENIDPNPFVASCVSDLCVSDDEDTFCRALVEYTRACSHVGYPVREWRDSFPSCNDGCEESFVYRDCISCCPPTCTFEKECLGTNLHCLDGCYCPDGLILQNGTCIAVSQCPCVYHGTSYVQGHSLQQGCSVCVCMGGVWNCTENNCTAECSVVGDVFVTTFDGRMFLQPGACQYVLAKSRAGSRFTVTLQYTTCAEQQVCIQSMTVVLDEDVSRQITLTREGEVIVGVNLAPVLPYVDDAVEVRKLTSVFTQLKAAIGLRLHYDGRGGRVYLHLSTQWRGQTLGLCGTLNGNLRDDFLSPAGMIEGTPQLHANAWKVSSACVAPVNLPIIDPCEMNQHNVYYASQCEVLLGGVFSQCHGYISPSIYQQQCRYQACRCGSSCLCTALAHYAYLCSKHGVDINFRAQVSECGVVCLGGMLYHSCLSSCGRSCRALSGTELCDPDDCAEGCGCPHGGYYDDVRQRCVQLSQCHCYSMGGVSQPGEVTFSASGPCLCRNGKMECMPEEKEPDSVEVGECPEGKVYHSCTEQRGGVACAPTCRNLMLNLTCPPSTPCIPGCVCPPGLVLHHSECYYPENCPCAWLGLEYLPGESVETPCYKCVCHRGYFNCSYSPCPAVCTVYSDRHYHTFDGLEYDYNSDCQVYLLKSAGEPEVSIVAQNKDCYESGIVCMKILVIHVGLTKIYFTDNSGNPSPSTVVGRGSEFELWKAGYYTVIHFSAQDLTILWDRKTTVHIRAGPQWKGLLSGLCGNFDSVTVNDMTTSSHMEVNNAQTFGDSWALGQCQSDYVVERPCEGDLGRQPYAKRECAILYSDVFAPCHNVVDVAWFYRNCLTDTCNCNRGGDCECLCTSIAAYAHKCCQQGVTIHWRSPSVCPYDCEYYNQELGDGPFSLLSAGYNDTMFGANRTSNAVFPLVRERPGRPPAAGVLFNFMITAGLQKDKTSRVPVVSLESAERPNYFLVVSGRSRLQLERWSRGAEFSRRATFIQHHGLFLPGHTSFELVGQAGLFLTLTRTAARAQRYDTSEGFKASSSFNLEESSFVIPYRMMCEWRYQACASPCVHTCSDPDATRCQFLPPVEGCFPRCPRNMVLDEVTRRCVYAEDCVFLPPTPTPFAYVNRTTTAPPTTPPTTTTTTTRPTTTTTTTTTTTTTTTTTTTTTTTRPTTTTTPTTTSTTRATTSSSTTTRPTTTPTTTTTPTTTPSTTLSTEQVTTLLTTTPPTPPTSTVPTTVAPTTILVTTTLRTTPVTPTTEVTATASTTIPTTEATTILTSSPPPLTTLPSTILPSTSTTITTPPAPAPTPAMTSTPRPLTSPSTEPPATTVATAAPTSVTSAPETTSEGATTPPTPTDTTFPAPTSTVAPTTTAAPPATTEPTTEPATTETLSTPYTSPVTETPSTQPFIFPTTPCTPPFSYRIDECAELICFNGELLLHNSSLHCRYNTTQPQCSLLGLPLLTSTDPCCPQWQCPCRCTVMSDLRVITFDGNNVALYDNGSYILVNLPRETIIGTVEKCPTSQSVNSIRRPSPTGGTSGLCFKKLNITTSTYRIVINRLDRKVSVNYRAAKLPFSRHSLYVEDTGSMYLIHTPGGISIQWYHSTGIMVLQYIAPYNASVPTHGLCGCCDGNPEDDLKLPNGTVVREVGDMMLFLQAWRVHTTDETEHMRRVGDNCTTGDCSTCLSMLRQRAFTPCHSKVPPEQFCDIMWAGDLHYKDHQCDFLAAYVAVCYTHQVCISWRRHNFCPLRCPPGKEYQPCVSTCTSRTCLNREYYEEATCSFIREECVCRAGTILHRADSPFCVTEDRCVCTDNEGNPRAPGEVWNGSARSCCLYKCVENGSVVAVEPDCGSAAAPLCEREGEYVLDVLEEGACCPKKICECNMTICDSDAPPCDNGNKLVIGYSALSCCPEYRCECDPVACPPVAAPGCREDQFLVEVRAQKSCCYSYLCVCESCIEPIPTCSHGEILAVDLNTTNSCCPEYHCVCDVNLCPDSSVSCAAGLSLVQTSVPGHCCPQQHCECQCEDSSLPICQVGETAVEVPDSGADCGCTRHTCQKAEVCLFQGVTVLGPGQSLVQYFEGELCYTVHCLHHRDPDSGFYAMEISSVNCSQRCGPHQVYVPSTDPQVCCGSCKNVSCTFTNENGTTELFAAGSSWVENCTRYDCMETSVGAVILASGVVCPPFNDTECVQNGGVVQSYVDGCCRTCKEDGRTCKRVAIRTTIRKDDCRSNAPVTVYSCDGKCPSATIFNFNINSHARFCKCCRESGLQTRSVTLYCSRNATVVDYNFQEPLDCSCQWN